In Arachis stenosperma cultivar V10309 chromosome 1, arast.V10309.gnm1.PFL2, whole genome shotgun sequence, one DNA window encodes the following:
- the LOC130946776 gene encoding uncharacterized protein LOC130946776, whose amino-acid sequence MSSATVAPSSILEPEQQQQAESSGSAWHSSGSVAPFFVVISVLAILAVISCYLGRRLNGRAPTPLESITGRGCFGWVKRMCQRCSGSNEAEVGGVGAKVMACNVIDECNNNKVKVNGEVVHHNLTPV is encoded by the coding sequence ATGTCATCAGCAACGGTAGCACCTTCTTCAATTCTAGAACCAGAGCAGCAGCAACAAGCAGAATCTAGTGGAAGTGCatggcattcatctggatctgTAGCTCCATTCTTTGTTGTGATCTCAGTGCTTGCCATTCTGGCCGTGATTTCTTGCTATTTGGGCCGGAGATTGAACGGAAGGGCGCCGACGCCTTTGGAGAGCATCACCGGCAGGGGATGCTTTGGGTGGGTGAAGAGGATGTGTCAACGGTGCAGTGGAAGCAATGAGGCTGAAGTTGGTGGTGTTGGAGCTAAGGTTATGGCTTGTAATGTCATTGATGAgtgtaataataataaggtcAAAGTCAACGGTGAGGTTGTTCATCACAATCTTACCCCTgtttga